The following are encoded together in the Candidatus Methylomirabilota bacterium genome:
- the phnA gene encoding phosphonoacetate hydrolase produces MSGGPVLEVNGRTYQFPRRPTVVVCIDGGEPEYFDRAVDAGVAPAIARFRAQGVFRLARGVVPSFTNPNNLSIVTGVPPAVHGICGNYFYDPATGREVMMNDPAFLRCGTLLAALAQQGARAVVITAKDKLRRLLGHGMAGICFSSEKADQVTKDEHGIERVTELVGRPVPDVYSAELSEYVLAAGLALLERERPDVMYLSLTDYIQHKHPPGDPVATDFYAMLDRYFGALDRAGAVLGITADHGMSAKARPDGAPNVVYLRPLLDEVLGPGRARVVLPITDPYVVHHGALGSFATIYLDRPADLPTVLERLSATEGVAEVWDNASGCRRFELASDRIGDVIVIAERHVVLGKSPREHDLSLLEEPLRSHGGITEQTVPFVLNRPLTPACARREGEVRNFDIFDYALNGVA; encoded by the coding sequence ATGAGCGGCGGCCCCGTCCTCGAGGTCAATGGCCGCACCTACCAGTTTCCTCGGCGTCCGACCGTCGTCGTCTGCATCGACGGAGGCGAGCCCGAGTACTTCGATCGTGCCGTCGACGCCGGGGTAGCGCCGGCCATCGCCCGCTTCCGTGCCCAGGGGGTGTTCCGGCTGGCCCGCGGCGTGGTGCCGAGCTTCACGAATCCCAACAATCTCTCCATCGTCACCGGCGTACCGCCGGCCGTGCACGGCATCTGCGGCAACTACTTCTACGATCCCGCCACGGGCCGCGAGGTCATGATGAACGACCCGGCCTTCCTGCGCTGCGGGACGCTGCTGGCGGCGCTGGCGCAGCAGGGCGCCCGCGCGGTCGTCATCACCGCCAAGGACAAGCTGCGGCGCCTGCTGGGCCACGGGATGGCGGGCATCTGCTTCTCGTCGGAGAAGGCGGACCAGGTGACCAAGGACGAGCACGGCATCGAGCGGGTGACCGAGCTGGTCGGCCGGCCCGTGCCCGACGTCTACAGCGCCGAGCTCAGCGAGTATGTGCTGGCCGCCGGGCTGGCCCTGCTGGAGCGCGAGCGGCCGGACGTCATGTACCTGTCGCTCACCGACTACATTCAGCACAAGCACCCGCCGGGCGATCCCGTGGCCACCGACTTCTACGCGATGCTCGATCGGTACTTCGGCGCCCTCGACCGCGCCGGCGCCGTGCTGGGCATCACCGCGGACCACGGCATGAGCGCCAAGGCGCGCCCGGACGGCGCCCCCAACGTGGTCTACCTGCGGCCGCTGCTCGACGAGGTGCTCGGTCCCGGCCGTGCCCGCGTGGTCCTGCCCATCACCGACCCCTACGTCGTGCACCATGGCGCGCTCGGCTCCTTCGCCACCATCTATCTCGATCGCCCCGCCGACCTGCCCACGGTGCTGGAACGGCTCAGCGCCACCGAGGGCGTGGCCGAGGTGTGGGACAACGCGTCGGGCTGCCGGCGGTTCGAGCTGGCTTCCGACCGGATCGGGGACGTCATCGTCATCGCCGAGCGCCACGTGGTGCTGGGCAAGTCGCCCCGGGAGCACGACCTGTCGTTGCTCGAGGAGCCGCTCAGGTCCCACGGCGGCATCACCGAGCAGACGGTGCCGTTCGTGCTCAATCGTCCGCTCACGCCCGCCTGTGCCCGGCGTGAGGGCGAGGTGCGGAACTTCGACATCTTCGACTACGCGCTGAACGGGGTGGCGTGA